Proteins encoded within one genomic window of Cellulomonas flavigena DSM 20109:
- the manD gene encoding D-mannonate dehydratase ManD, which produces MSGTAIRSAEVLVSSPGRNFVTLRLVTEDGVEGLGDATLNGRELAVASYLTDHVVPLLIGRDAHTIEDTWQFLYRSAYWRRGPVTMAAIAAVDVALWDVKAKLAGMPLYQLLGGASRHGIMAYGHASGRDVPELLDSIREHLDQGFRSIRVQTSVPGIDAVYGVATNPSSSGRYDYEPAQRAPLPAEEDWDTRAYLRHIPRVFEAVRNEFGPALPLLHDGHHRMTPIQAARLGKDLEPYDLFWLEDCTPAENQDALRLVRQHTVTPLAIGEVFNTVWDYQTLIREQLIDYVRSAVTHTGGITALRRILDYAAQYQIKSGIHGPTDISPVGMAAALHLDLAIHNFGIQEYMKHSPTTDEVFRTSFTFTDGYLHPGHEPGLGVAYDDDAAARHPYQAAYLPFNRLKDGTVHDW; this is translated from the coding sequence ATGTCCGGCACCGCCATCCGTTCCGCCGAGGTCCTGGTGTCCAGCCCCGGCCGCAATTTTGTAACGTTACGCCTCGTCACGGAAGACGGCGTCGAAGGACTCGGCGACGCGACCCTCAACGGACGTGAGCTCGCCGTCGCCAGCTACCTGACCGACCACGTCGTCCCCCTCCTGATCGGCAGGGACGCCCACACCATTGAGGACACCTGGCAGTTCCTCTACCGCTCGGCGTACTGGCGCCGCGGCCCGGTCACCATGGCCGCCATCGCGGCCGTCGACGTCGCGCTGTGGGACGTCAAGGCCAAGCTCGCCGGCATGCCGCTCTACCAGCTCCTCGGCGGCGCCTCACGCCACGGGATCATGGCGTACGGGCACGCCTCGGGCCGCGACGTGCCCGAGCTGCTCGACTCGATCCGCGAGCACCTCGACCAGGGCTTCCGCTCGATCCGCGTGCAGACCTCGGTGCCCGGCATCGACGCCGTCTACGGGGTGGCCACCAACCCGTCGTCGTCCGGGCGCTACGACTACGAGCCCGCCCAGCGCGCGCCGCTGCCCGCCGAGGAGGACTGGGACACCCGCGCGTACCTGCGCCACATCCCCCGGGTCTTCGAGGCCGTGCGGAACGAGTTCGGCCCCGCGCTGCCGCTGCTGCACGACGGCCACCACCGCATGACCCCCATCCAGGCCGCGCGCCTGGGCAAGGACCTCGAGCCCTACGACCTGTTCTGGCTCGAGGACTGCACGCCGGCCGAGAACCAGGACGCGCTGCGCCTGGTCCGGCAGCACACCGTGACGCCGCTCGCGATCGGCGAGGTCTTCAACACCGTGTGGGACTACCAGACGCTCATCCGCGAGCAGCTCATCGACTACGTCCGTTCGGCCGTCACGCACACCGGTGGCATCACGGCGCTGCGGCGCATCCTCGACTACGCCGCGCAGTACCAGATCAAGTCCGGGATCCACGGGCCCACCGACATCTCGCCGGTCGGCATGGCCGCCGCGCTGCACCTGGACCTCGCGATCCACAACTTCGGGATCCAGGAGTACATGAAGCACTCGCCGACGACGGACGAGGTGTTCCGCACGTCCTTCACGTTCACCGACGGCTACCTGCACCCGGGCCACGAGCCGGGGCTCGGGGTCGCCTACGACGACGACGCGGCCGCGCGCCACCCGTACCAGGCGGCGTACCTGCCGTTCAACCGGCTCAAGGACGGCACGGTGCACGACTGGTGA
- a CDS encoding alpha-glucuronidase: MSTADTIPVHPAWLPDAAFAPLGSRRVRVALGPDAADPVAATVLDEVRRATAAHGGALVTDDGPSDVVLRWEPDAPAAGFTTTRTGGVTSVVARDAVGLLHGLHALVRAGEAAFGADHPTVVDTPVAPVRMLDHWDNIDVHPVMGQVERGYAGGSIFYADGRVRDDLSRVAAYARLLGSIGINAVAINNVNVHRTEARLLTDGLSDVARVADLFRPHGVRTYLSVSFASPVVLGGLPTSDPADPDVQAWWAAAADRVYATIPDFGGFVVKADSEGQPGPFAYGRDHADGANLLARAVAPHGGTVFWRAFVYNHEQDWRDRRTDRARAAYDHFAPLDGRFDDNVVLQVKYGPMDFQTREPVSPVLAAMPRTRLAVELQVTQEYTGQQQHVCYLGPLWSQVLTFPLADGATRDVASIVAGVPGPGADAPPSGSTPTGGITAVSNVGDDEFWTGHPLAQANLYAYGRLAWDPQADPVALLDEWIGLTFPGADRRVRDTLHTLMDGSWLTYEAYTAPLGVGFMVDPGRQHYGPNVDGYEYSKWGTYHFADRDGVGVDRTVATGTGYTGQYPSPWRETYEDLATCPDELLLFFHHVPYGHVLHSGRTVIQHVYDSRADAVDVVTAWVDAWSALRGLVDDRLHARVAERLAEQVRSATEWRDQVRTYFFRKSGVPDTTGRPIH; encoded by the coding sequence GTGAGCACCGCCGACACGATCCCGGTCCATCCCGCCTGGCTCCCCGACGCCGCGTTCGCGCCGCTCGGGTCCCGCCGCGTCCGCGTCGCGCTCGGTCCCGACGCCGCCGACCCCGTGGCCGCGACCGTCCTCGACGAGGTCCGGCGCGCCACAGCCGCGCACGGCGGCGCACTCGTCACGGACGACGGCCCGTCGGACGTCGTCCTGCGGTGGGAGCCCGACGCCCCCGCCGCCGGGTTCACCACCACCCGCACGGGCGGTGTCACGAGCGTCGTCGCGCGCGACGCGGTCGGGCTGCTGCACGGACTGCACGCGCTCGTCCGCGCGGGCGAGGCGGCGTTCGGCGCCGACCACCCCACGGTCGTCGACACCCCGGTCGCACCCGTGCGCATGCTCGACCACTGGGACAACATCGACGTGCACCCCGTCATGGGGCAGGTCGAGCGCGGGTACGCCGGCGGGTCGATCTTCTACGCCGACGGGCGCGTGCGCGACGACCTGTCGCGCGTCGCGGCGTACGCGCGGCTGCTCGGGTCCATCGGCATCAACGCCGTCGCGATCAACAACGTCAACGTGCACCGCACCGAGGCGCGGCTGCTCACCGACGGCCTGTCGGACGTCGCGCGCGTCGCCGACCTCTTCCGGCCGCACGGCGTGCGCACGTACCTGTCGGTGTCGTTCGCGTCGCCCGTCGTCCTCGGCGGCCTGCCCACGTCCGATCCCGCCGACCCCGACGTGCAGGCCTGGTGGGCGGCGGCCGCGGACCGCGTCTACGCGACGATCCCCGACTTCGGCGGGTTCGTCGTCAAGGCGGACTCCGAGGGGCAGCCCGGTCCGTTCGCGTACGGGCGGGACCACGCGGACGGCGCCAACCTGCTGGCCCGTGCCGTCGCCCCGCACGGCGGGACGGTGTTCTGGCGGGCGTTCGTGTACAACCACGAGCAGGACTGGCGCGACCGTCGCACCGACCGTGCCCGCGCCGCGTACGACCACTTCGCGCCGCTCGACGGGCGGTTCGACGACAACGTCGTGCTGCAGGTGAAGTACGGCCCGATGGACTTCCAGACGCGCGAACCCGTCTCCCCCGTGCTCGCCGCGATGCCGCGCACACGCCTGGCCGTCGAGCTGCAGGTCACGCAGGAGTACACGGGGCAGCAGCAGCACGTGTGCTACTTGGGGCCGCTGTGGTCGCAGGTGCTGACGTTCCCGCTCGCGGACGGCGCGACGCGGGACGTCGCGTCGATCGTCGCGGGGGTGCCCGGGCCCGGTGCCGACGCCCCGCCGTCCGGCTCGACGCCGACCGGCGGGATCACCGCCGTGTCCAACGTCGGGGACGACGAGTTCTGGACCGGCCACCCGCTCGCGCAGGCCAACCTCTACGCGTACGGGCGGCTCGCGTGGGACCCGCAGGCGGACCCGGTCGCGCTGCTCGACGAGTGGATCGGGCTGACGTTCCCGGGCGCGGACCGGCGCGTGCGCGACACCCTGCACACGCTGATGGACGGCTCGTGGCTCACGTACGAGGCGTACACCGCGCCCCTCGGGGTGGGCTTCATGGTCGACCCGGGCCGCCAGCACTACGGGCCGAACGTGGACGGGTACGAGTACTCGAAGTGGGGCACGTACCACTTCGCCGACCGCGACGGCGTGGGCGTCGACCGGACCGTGGCGACGGGCACGGGCTACACCGGCCAGTACCCGTCACCGTGGCGCGAGACGTACGAGGACCTCGCGACCTGCCCCGACGAGCTGCTGCTGTTCTTCCACCACGTGCCGTACGGGCACGTGCTCCACAGCGGGCGCACGGTGATCCAGCACGTCTACGACTCGCGCGCCGACGCCGTCGACGTCGTCACGGCGTGGGTCGACGCGTGGTCCGCGCTGCGCGGGCTCGTCGACGACCGCCTGCACGCGCGCGTCGCCGAGCGCCTCGCCGAGCAGGTGCGGTCCGCCACCGAGTGGCGCGACCAGGTCCGCACGTACTTCTTCCGCAAGTCCGGCGTCCCCGACACCACCGGCCGCCCGATCCACTGA
- a CDS encoding aldo/keto reductase yields MPALDPYRAAADRYATMTYRRTGRSGLDLPALSLGLWHNFGDDTPFGTQRAVLRRAFDLGVTHFDLANNYGPRPGAAEENFGRHLAADLRPYRDEIVVSTKAGYDMWSGPYQDGGSRKYLLSSLDASLQRLGLEYVDVFYHHRPDPSTPLEETMGALAHAVSSGKALYVGVSNYSPSQTRQAHAVLAEMGVRLLVHQPSYSMFNRHVELVAEGQRESLLDTLGDLGVGAIVFSPLAQGLLTDKYLGGAAPAGSRAAGASPFLSEQALSATYLTRARALHEIAAGRGQTLAQLALSWVLRDERITSALVGASSVAQLEDNVAALSAPPLTDDELAAIDEHAVDGTGR; encoded by the coding sequence ATGCCCGCGCTCGACCCGTACCGTGCCGCCGCCGACCGGTACGCCACCATGACCTACCGCCGTACGGGCCGCTCGGGCCTCGACCTGCCGGCGCTGTCGCTGGGGCTGTGGCACAACTTCGGCGACGACACCCCGTTCGGCACGCAGCGCGCGGTGCTGCGGCGTGCGTTCGACCTCGGCGTCACGCACTTCGACCTCGCGAACAACTACGGGCCGCGGCCGGGTGCGGCGGAGGAGAACTTCGGCCGGCACCTGGCCGCCGACCTGCGCCCGTACCGCGACGAGATCGTCGTCTCCACCAAGGCCGGCTACGACATGTGGTCGGGCCCGTACCAGGACGGCGGCTCGCGCAAGTACCTGCTGTCGTCGCTCGACGCGTCGCTGCAGCGCCTGGGCCTGGAGTACGTCGACGTCTTCTACCACCACCGTCCGGACCCCTCGACGCCGCTCGAGGAGACGATGGGCGCGCTCGCGCACGCCGTGAGCAGCGGCAAGGCGCTGTACGTCGGGGTCTCCAACTACTCGCCGTCGCAGACCCGCCAGGCGCACGCCGTGCTGGCCGAGATGGGCGTGCGGCTCCTCGTCCACCAGCCGAGCTACTCGATGTTCAACCGGCACGTCGAGCTGGTCGCCGAGGGGCAGCGCGAGTCGCTGCTCGACACCCTCGGTGACCTCGGCGTGGGCGCGATCGTGTTCTCGCCCCTCGCGCAGGGCCTGCTCACCGACAAGTACCTGGGCGGCGCGGCGCCGGCGGGCTCGCGTGCGGCGGGTGCCAGCCCGTTCCTGTCCGAGCAGGCGCTCTCCGCGACGTACCTGACCCGGGCGCGGGCCCTGCACGAGATCGCGGCGGGCCGCGGCCAGACCCTCGCGCAGCTCGCGCTGTCGTGGGTCCTGCGCGACGAGCGCATCACGTCCGCACTCGTCGGCGCGAGCTCGGTGGCGCAGCTCGAGGACAACGTCGCGGCCCTGTCGGCGCCCCCGCTGACGGACGACGAGCTGGCCGCGATCGACGAGCACGCGGTCGACGGCACCGGCCGCTGA
- a CDS encoding HSP90 family protein, which translates to MHDDPTAAGRAFQVDLRGVVDLLARHLYSGPRVYVRELLQNGVDAITARRAVDPDAPATVRLRPGPGGTLEVTDSGVGLTPAQAEELLATVGRSSKRDLDLGLGREEFLGQFGIGLLSAFMVADEIELVSRSAVDPQAPPVRWVGYADGRYDLTVLPVGSVDVGSTVRLRARPDMDHWLTAETVVALAQEFGSLLPVDVAVEVPLPGDEGTAWRRVSEPVLPWRATYADDEERRAALAAYCERTLGFTPLAHIDLDVPLAGLSGVAYVLPTAVPPGAGSRHRVYLKRMLLGTQVEDLLPDWAFFVRCVVDTSVLRPTASREQLYTDDALLAAQEALAAQVRTWTVATLTSPSELSRDVVTTHHLALRSLAVVDDEVLDLTAQVLPFETTDGTQTLAQVRDDHGEVLHTTRVEDFRRVAPVARAQGMTIVNAGYVYDAELLARLARRPGWRVRELQARDVAQVLEPVEPHRELEVLDQVQAAREVVRPLDCDLVVRRFAPEQVPAVLLEDRDGRHESDVRRAVSEADDLWGGVLAGFAGADTEPARRLVLNDDNPTVRRLLAAAPDAPVLAAGVRSLYVTAVLLAGEPLRVREAELMNDAMGVLLEAGLPPASRVPDETQEDA; encoded by the coding sequence GTGCACGACGACCCCACCGCGGCGGGTCGCGCCTTCCAGGTCGACCTGCGCGGCGTCGTCGACCTGCTGGCGCGGCACCTGTACTCCGGACCACGCGTGTACGTGCGCGAGCTGCTGCAGAACGGTGTCGACGCGATCACGGCCCGCCGCGCCGTCGACCCGGACGCGCCCGCCACGGTGCGGCTGCGCCCGGGCCCCGGCGGCACCCTCGAGGTCACCGACTCGGGCGTCGGGCTGACGCCCGCGCAGGCGGAGGAGCTGCTCGCGACCGTCGGCCGGTCGTCCAAGCGCGACCTCGACCTCGGCCTGGGGCGTGAGGAGTTCCTCGGGCAGTTCGGCATCGGGCTGCTGTCGGCGTTCATGGTCGCGGACGAGATCGAGCTGGTCTCGCGCTCCGCGGTGGACCCGCAGGCGCCTCCGGTGCGGTGGGTCGGGTACGCCGACGGCCGCTACGACCTGACCGTCCTGCCCGTCGGCAGCGTCGACGTGGGCAGCACCGTGCGCCTGCGTGCGCGGCCCGACATGGATCACTGGCTCACGGCCGAGACCGTCGTCGCGCTCGCGCAGGAGTTCGGCTCGCTGCTGCCCGTCGACGTCGCCGTCGAGGTCCCGCTGCCCGGCGACGAGGGCACGGCCTGGCGGCGCGTCAGCGAGCCCGTCCTGCCGTGGCGCGCGACGTACGCGGACGACGAGGAGCGCAGGGCCGCGCTCGCGGCCTACTGCGAGCGGACCCTCGGGTTCACGCCGCTCGCGCACATCGACCTCGACGTGCCGCTCGCCGGCCTGTCCGGCGTCGCGTACGTCCTGCCCACCGCCGTGCCGCCGGGCGCGGGCTCGCGGCACCGTGTGTACCTCAAGCGCATGCTGCTCGGCACGCAGGTCGAGGACCTGCTGCCCGACTGGGCGTTCTTCGTGCGGTGCGTCGTCGACACGAGCGTGCTGCGCCCGACGGCCTCGCGCGAGCAGCTCTACACGGACGACGCCCTGCTCGCGGCGCAGGAGGCTCTCGCGGCGCAGGTGCGCACGTGGACCGTCGCGACCCTCACGTCCCCGTCCGAGCTCAGTCGCGACGTGGTCACGACCCACCACCTGGCGCTGCGGTCGCTGGCCGTCGTCGACGACGAGGTCCTCGACCTCACCGCGCAGGTCCTGCCCTTCGAGACCACCGACGGGACGCAAACCCTCGCGCAGGTGCGCGACGACCACGGCGAGGTCCTGCACACGACGCGCGTCGAGGACTTCCGCCGTGTCGCGCCCGTCGCCCGCGCGCAGGGCATGACGATCGTCAACGCGGGGTACGTCTACGACGCCGAGCTGCTGGCGCGCCTCGCCCGCCGCCCCGGCTGGCGTGTCCGCGAGCTGCAGGCGCGCGACGTGGCCCAGGTGCTCGAGCCCGTCGAGCCGCACCGCGAGCTCGAGGTCCTCGACCAGGTGCAGGCCGCCCGGGAGGTCGTCCGGCCCCTGGACTGCGACCTCGTCGTGCGCCGCTTCGCGCCGGAGCAGGTCCCGGCCGTGCTGCTCGAGGACCGCGACGGGCGGCACGAGAGCGACGTGCGCCGTGCGGTCTCCGAGGCCGACGACCTGTGGGGTGGGGTGCTCGCCGGGTTCGCCGGCGCCGACACCGAGCCCGCCCGGCGGCTCGTGCTCAACGACGACAACCCCACCGTGCGGCGCCTGCTCGCCGCCGCACCCGACGCCCCCGTGCTCGCCGCCGGCGTGCGGTCGCTGTACGTCACCGCCGTGCTGCTGGCCGGCGAGCCGCTGCGCGTCCGCGAGGCCGAGCTGATGAACGACGCGATGGGCGTGCTGCTCGAGGCGGGGCTCCCACCCGCGTCGCGCGTGCCCGACGAGACCCAGGAGGACGCATGA
- a CDS encoding YbjN domain-containing protein: MGFFTKDTSVPLQPAPPALGPLSRDRITGALDARDMQYGIDDDGDVGGYWDGHLFYFFLLGGNGEFLQTRGRWNRKVGPDQLGRLLELVNEWNATHLWPKGYVRLEDEVVGVYAEHTVDYEHGVADAQVDLQLACGISTALQLFEHLDEQYPAEAAAAKAAQEQD; encoded by the coding sequence ATGGGCTTCTTCACCAAGGACACGTCCGTCCCGCTGCAGCCGGCGCCGCCGGCGCTGGGACCGCTGAGCCGCGACCGCATCACCGGCGCGCTCGACGCCCGCGACATGCAGTACGGCATCGACGACGACGGTGACGTCGGCGGCTACTGGGACGGGCACCTCTTCTACTTCTTCCTGCTGGGGGGCAACGGCGAGTTCCTGCAGACGCGCGGGCGCTGGAACCGCAAGGTCGGGCCCGACCAGCTCGGCCGGCTCCTGGAGCTCGTCAACGAGTGGAACGCGACCCACCTGTGGCCCAAGGGCTACGTGCGCCTCGAGGACGAGGTCGTCGGCGTGTACGCCGAGCACACGGTCGACTACGAGCACGGCGTCGCCGACGCGCAGGTCGACCTGCAGCTCGCGTGCGGCATCTCCACCGCGCTGCAGCTCTTCGAGCACCTCGACGAGCAGTACCCGGCCGAGGCGGCCGCCGCGAAGGCCGCGCAGGAGCAGGACTGA
- a CDS encoding putative T7SS-secreted protein: protein MSGSWYPLAWTDPVPGDPAAVRDAARRYDAVAQRITRATADLREVGAGVVGTSQAVDELRARAEETAERIAAARERYATTAAALADYADGLAHAQSPAQDALDAARRAAQAVDDAGRDVQRWARQATEAVDAAEAAAYERLAESAREARDDAERALSRARELLDQAVAARDAAAQRARDLVSRVLGADGLADSLWSALGRGASAVGSWFTDVGHWFYDHVDEIATVLGVAALLLAWVPVLGQALAAAALIAGALQLARDLHLALTTDAGWRDVALGALGLVTFGVGRLAGQGLRLAANNARAAQGLRTLPVAGQAAGAGARGGAAAQGARASLRRGIDTRLGHGQTWSSSRLWSVMRPGAIAQDVLHDLTGVARYARNSNLAPSSGLLGHVARPVDVLENAFSEGAHALRNTAPGMERVTTLLGDAGAARDMRFLASAGSSLGQSGAALRGWAAGRGALQVVDVGIVVDSVLPKEG, encoded by the coding sequence GTGAGCGGCTCCTGGTACCCGCTGGCGTGGACCGACCCCGTCCCGGGCGACCCCGCGGCGGTGCGCGACGCAGCCCGCCGCTACGACGCGGTCGCGCAGCGCATCACCCGCGCGACGGCCGACCTGCGGGAGGTCGGGGCAGGCGTCGTGGGCACGTCGCAGGCTGTCGACGAGCTCCGCGCCCGCGCCGAGGAGACGGCCGAGCGCATCGCCGCCGCACGCGAGCGCTACGCCACGACCGCCGCGGCGCTCGCCGACTACGCCGACGGGCTGGCCCACGCGCAGTCCCCCGCGCAGGACGCGCTCGACGCGGCCCGCCGTGCCGCACAGGCCGTCGACGACGCGGGGCGTGACGTGCAGCGCTGGGCCCGGCAGGCCACCGAGGCGGTCGACGCGGCCGAGGCCGCCGCCTACGAGCGGCTCGCCGAGTCCGCCCGCGAGGCCCGCGACGACGCCGAACGGGCCCTGTCCCGAGCTCGCGAGCTGCTCGACCAGGCCGTCGCCGCCCGCGACGCCGCCGCCCAGCGCGCCCGGGACCTCGTCTCACGCGTCCTCGGTGCCGACGGGCTGGCGGACTCGCTCTGGTCGGCCCTCGGCAGGGGCGCCTCGGCCGTGGGGTCGTGGTTCACCGACGTCGGGCACTGGTTCTACGACCACGTCGACGAGATCGCTACCGTGCTGGGCGTCGCCGCGCTGCTCCTCGCCTGGGTACCCGTCCTCGGCCAGGCGCTGGCCGCGGCGGCTCTCATCGCCGGGGCACTGCAGCTCGCCCGCGACCTGCACCTCGCGCTGACGACTGATGCGGGTTGGCGGGACGTCGCCCTGGGGGCCCTCGGGCTCGTGACGTTCGGCGTCGGACGGCTGGCGGGTCAGGGCCTGCGCCTGGCCGCCAACAACGCCCGCGCGGCGCAGGGGCTGCGGACGCTGCCGGTGGCGGGGCAGGCGGCGGGTGCCGGCGCCCGAGGTGGCGCTGCTGCCCAGGGCGCGCGGGCATCACTGCGTCGAGGCATCGACACACGCCTCGGGCACGGACAGACGTGGAGCTCCTCGAGGCTGTGGTCGGTCATGCGCCCTGGCGCGATCGCTCAAGACGTCCTGCACGACCTCACCGGCGTCGCCCGGTACGCCAGGAACTCGAACCTGGCACCCAGCAGCGGGCTGCTCGGCCACGTCGCGCGTCCCGTCGACGTGCTGGAGAACGCCTTCAGCGAAGGCGCTCACGCACTGCGCAACACCGCACCGGGGATGGAACGGGTCACCACACTGCTCGGCGACGCCGGGGCGGCGCGCGACATGCGCTTCCTCGCGAGCGCCGGGAGCAGCCTCGGCCAGTCCGGCGCTGCTCTCCGGGGCTGGGCCGCAGGACGGGGCGCCCTCCAGGTCGTGGACGTGGGGATCGTCGTCGACAGCGTCTTACCGAAGGAGGGATGA
- a CDS encoding helix-turn-helix domain-containing protein, whose product MSAALAPHTYLPSDAATEQIAEVRSFLKAQGARGTDVTPRYLLVGSSEGEQVELPRPIYEALLLVADSLAAGKAVTVAPEATLLTTQQAADLLGVSRPTVVRLIDAGSLPSERHGNRRRIRLGDLLSYREQRRAEQYAMLAATAVDIDDEDDIDQVRQHLKDARRAVASRRRAAASSSDD is encoded by the coding sequence ATGAGTGCAGCACTCGCCCCGCACACCTATCTGCCCAGCGACGCTGCGACCGAGCAGATTGCTGAGGTCCGCAGCTTCCTCAAGGCACAGGGTGCCCGCGGCACTGACGTGACCCCGCGCTACCTCCTCGTCGGAAGCTCCGAGGGAGAGCAGGTCGAGCTGCCCCGGCCCATCTACGAGGCACTGCTCCTCGTCGCCGACTCGCTCGCCGCAGGCAAGGCGGTGACCGTCGCACCGGAGGCGACACTGCTGACGACGCAGCAGGCCGCCGACCTGCTCGGTGTGTCACGACCGACCGTCGTCCGGCTGATCGATGCGGGCTCACTCCCGAGCGAGCGACACGGCAACCGTCGGCGGATCCGGCTCGGCGACCTCCTCTCTTACCGGGAGCAGCGGCGCGCGGAGCAGTACGCCATGTTGGCGGCGACCGCAGTCGACATCGACGACGAGGACGACATCGACCAGGTCCGGCAGCACCTGAAGGACGCGCGTCGCGCCGTTGCCTCCCGCAGACGCGCGGCGGCGTCCTCGTCCGACGACTGA
- a CDS encoding beta-galactosidase yields the protein MPLPVGDHIRYGGDYNPEQWPVEVWDEDHAAFDLAHVTTLTVGVFAWAHTEPREGRYDFSRLDAIVERAHREGRDVVLATPSGAMPPWLARAYPDACRVDFEGRRHVHGQRHNHCPSSPDFRRLSVAMADALAQRYGDHPAVVAWHVGNEYGGACYCDLCAAGFRDWLRARYGTLERLNDAWTTLFWSHVYGDWEEVVPPSMLSEHWRGPNHTAFQGITLDYRRYMSDRLREGFVAERAAIRAHSSLPATTNLMGFYQPVDYHRWADDLDFVSWDNYPPLPDDPLRTAARMAATHAAMRGLKDGQPFWVMEQTPSITASRDVNPVKRPGVLGLWTWQSVAHGADATLYFQMRQSKGACEKYHGALIDHSGRTDTRVFREAADLGAALARTGPALLGARTPARVALLLDWDSWWAVEMTDGYNRHVSYLQTLLQYHRALWAANAEVDVVPVTADLAAYDVVVAPVLHLLKGDVAARLTAHVERGGTLVTTFYGGRVDEDDNAYLGVPPLDPLLGTRVEETDSGLPGAANPVTLVLDDEATTHDATLVFELLVPEAGTEVIGTYGADFYAGRPAVTRSRRGDGAAWHVATGLDDAGVGRVLRHVLTGYGLVGPHADDEGVEVTRRVAPDGATFTFVLHHGASPVTVTSQVAGEDLLTGRTVEVGDALVLEAAEVLVLRG from the coding sequence GTGCCCCTGCCCGTCGGTGACCACATCCGCTACGGCGGTGACTACAACCCGGAGCAGTGGCCGGTCGAGGTCTGGGACGAGGACCACGCGGCGTTCGACCTCGCCCACGTCACCACGCTCACGGTCGGCGTGTTCGCGTGGGCGCACACCGAGCCGCGCGAGGGGCGGTACGACTTCTCGCGGCTCGACGCGATCGTCGAGCGGGCCCACCGCGAGGGACGGGACGTGGTCCTCGCCACGCCGAGCGGAGCGATGCCGCCGTGGCTCGCGCGGGCCTACCCCGACGCGTGCCGCGTCGACTTCGAGGGCCGCCGGCACGTCCACGGGCAGCGGCACAACCACTGCCCGTCGTCGCCGGACTTCCGGAGACTGTCGGTCGCGATGGCCGATGCGCTCGCGCAGCGGTACGGCGACCACCCGGCGGTCGTCGCGTGGCACGTCGGCAACGAGTACGGCGGTGCCTGCTACTGCGACCTGTGCGCGGCCGGCTTCCGTGACTGGCTGCGCGCGCGGTACGGCACGCTCGAGCGTCTCAACGACGCCTGGACCACGCTGTTCTGGTCGCACGTCTACGGCGACTGGGAGGAGGTCGTACCGCCGTCGATGCTGTCGGAGCACTGGCGCGGGCCGAACCACACGGCGTTCCAGGGCATCACGCTGGACTACCGGCGGTACATGTCGGACCGGCTGCGCGAGGGGTTCGTCGCCGAGCGCGCGGCGATCCGCGCGCACTCGTCGCTGCCGGCGACGACCAACCTCATGGGCTTCTACCAGCCGGTCGACTACCACCGCTGGGCCGACGACCTCGACTTCGTGTCCTGGGACAACTATCCGCCGCTGCCCGACGACCCGCTGCGCACGGCCGCCCGCATGGCCGCCACGCACGCCGCCATGCGCGGGCTGAAGGACGGGCAGCCGTTCTGGGTCATGGAGCAGACGCCGTCGATCACGGCCTCGCGCGACGTCAACCCCGTCAAGCGGCCCGGCGTCCTGGGGCTGTGGACGTGGCAGTCCGTCGCGCACGGCGCCGACGCGACCCTGTACTTCCAGATGCGGCAGTCGAAGGGCGCGTGCGAGAAGTACCACGGCGCGCTCATCGACCACTCGGGGCGCACCGACACGCGTGTCTTCCGTGAGGCGGCGGACCTGGGGGCCGCCCTGGCGCGCACGGGGCCGGCGCTCCTGGGCGCCCGGACGCCCGCCCGCGTCGCGCTGCTGCTCGACTGGGACTCGTGGTGGGCCGTCGAGATGACCGACGGGTACAACCGCCACGTGTCGTACCTGCAGACGCTCCTGCAGTACCACCGGGCGCTGTGGGCGGCGAACGCCGAGGTCGACGTGGTCCCGGTGACGGCGGACCTCGCGGCGTACGACGTGGTCGTCGCGCCGGTGCTGCACCTGCTGAAGGGCGACGTCGCCGCACGCCTCACCGCGCACGTCGAGCGTGGCGGCACGCTCGTCACGACGTTCTACGGCGGACGCGTCGACGAGGACGACAACGCGTACCTCGGTGTGCCCCCGCTCGACCCGCTGCTCGGCACGCGCGTCGAGGAGACGGACTCTGGGCTCCCGGGCGCCGCGAACCCGGTGACGCTCGTGCTCGACGACGAGGCCACGACGCACGACGCGACGCTCGTGTTCGAGCTGCTCGTGCCGGAGGCCGGCACGGAGGTGATCGGGACCTACGGGGCCGACTTCTACGCGGGCCGTCCCGCGGTGACGCGGTCGCGGCGCGGGGACGGTGCGGCGTGGCACGTCGCGACCGGCCTGGACGACGCGGGCGTCGGGCGCGTGCTGCGGCACGTGCTCACCGGGTACGGGCTGGTCGGGCCGCACGCCGACGACGAGGGCGTCGAGGTCACGCGCCGCGTCGCGCCCGACGGCGCGACCTTCACGTTCGTGCTGCACCACGGGGCGTCGCCGGTGACCGTGACGTCACAGGTGGCGGGGGAGGACCTGCTGACGGGGCGGACCGTGGAGGTGGGGGACGCCCTGGTGCTCGAGGCGGCTGAGGTGCTGGTGCTGCGGGGGTGA